Genomic DNA from Bosea sp. Tri-49:
CTCTGCGGGCCCCGCACGCTTCATAAACATGGCGTCGTTCGGGGAACTCGCCCTTTGGCTCCCGGATTGTAGGTGCAAGGCCCCTCTCTGCGGCCGACGCGGAAAGGAGAGCCAATGCGCTCGCAGGAATCCAGGCAGCATATTCTCCGCGATAACGGCCTGACCATCGTGCTGATGGCGCTGTTCATAGGCAGCCTTGCCGGGATGGCGTGGACAGGCTGGCACGCCCATAACCAAGAGCGCGCCGTTCACGGCGTAACCTCGACACCGTTCTTGGAGTATCTCACGGGTGGATCCTTCATATCTGCCCTGTTCGAGAACTGGGAGAGCGAGTTTCTCCAGATGGCGTCGTATGTCGTGTTGACCGCGGTGTTGGTGCAGCGCGGATCGGCCGAGTCGAAGGATCCAGATGAAAGGGAGGATGAGGTGCCGCTCGGGTCCGATAGTCCATGGCCCGCACGACAAGGAGGTTGGAAACGCGCACTTTACGCGCGGTCACTAGGCATTACCCTGATTCTGCTTTTTCTGATTTCGTTCGGGCTTCATTTTTGGGGAAGCCTGCACGCGGCGAATGCCGAAGCCCTCCAGCATGGCCAACCGCATCTGGCCGCGGCAGACTATCTTCTCGACAGTCGGTTCTGGTTCGAGTCCTTCCAAAACTGGCAATCAGAGTTCCTCTCGACGGCGGTGATCGTCGTCTTGTCGATCTTTCTACGTCAAAAGGGCTCGCCTGAGTCAAAGGCCGTCAACGTGTCTCACGCTACGACCGGCGCATAGTTTTGCCTCCAATCCGCGTCGGCTCTCGGACTAAGGCAGACCAGTTGCCTCATGGACTCTGGCCCGGCCTCGTCCGTTGCCGGCGCTCGAACGGTTTGCTGAGATGCGGGGACCTGGCAAGGCCAAAGCGCCAGGGTCGCTCCGCAGCCTTGGAAATGCCGATGCGCGGCCCACGCAGGATTTCCGGTTCACTGTCACGCGGAACGATGGCG
This window encodes:
- a CDS encoding DUF6766 family protein; this translates as MRSQESRQHILRDNGLTIVLMALFIGSLAGMAWTGWHAHNQERAVHGVTSTPFLEYLTGGSFISALFENWESEFLQMASYVVLTAVLVQRGSAESKDPDEREDEVPLGSDSPWPARQGGWKRALYARSLGITLILLFLISFGLHFWGSLHAANAEALQHGQPHLAAADYLLDSRFWFESFQNWQSEFLSTAVIVVLSIFLRQKGSPESKAVNVSHATTGA